One Hordeum vulgare subsp. vulgare chromosome 4H, MorexV3_pseudomolecules_assembly, whole genome shotgun sequence DNA window includes the following coding sequences:
- the LOC123449373 gene encoding protein RBL isoform X2, with the protein MDDPLQGDFPETIEEFLQHGNMKCIAFNRRGTLLAAGCANGSCVIWDFETRGLAREFRDKDCTAPITSVSWSKYGHRLLASATDKSLTLWNVVTGGKIARITLQQTPLHARLHPGSSIPSVCLACPLSSAPILVDLNTGSTIVLPVSASDNGNVPAPNSRKFSDGSPPFTPTAATFDKHGDLIYVGNSKGEILIVDSKGIQVLGVIPIPGGTVVKDIVFSRDGQYLLTNSNDRVIRVYENILPIKGSGKEIEKIITSNNNEYPSKYEKLKANGARCLVFSCEVSDAIAKVQWKAPCFSGDAEWIVGASASKGEHRLHIWDRAGRLIKILEGPKEALIDLAWHPFDPTIASVSVAGLTYIWAKEHVENWSAFAPDFIELEENEEYVEREDEFDINAYAERVEELMIDQDAEIDVETCEKNSSFSDFEDSADEIIYLPAIPSPDAPDEQPDKCLVSSSKLEDSNHSGSPPSSMDAVQNGLAIPPASSPLEVVDNSMAEEPSAEAANAKRKRRLSAKGLEMQQAEKVKKPPMKMSSNGKVSKPKSKQVVEPVNGNTSAKMKQQLVEPFNGNSSAADIDDEATEDDEM; encoded by the exons ATGGACG ATCCGTTGCAAGGGGATTTTCCCGAGACTATTGAGGAGTTCTTGCAGCATGGGAATATGAAATGCATTGCGTTTAACCGCAGGGGAACTCTTCTTGCAG CTGGATGTGCAAATGGTAGCTGTGTTATCTGGGACTTTGAAACAAGAGGACTTGCAAGAGAATTTCGTGATAAAGATTGTACTGCACCTATAACTAGTGTCAGCTGGTCTAAGTATGGTCACCGTTTGCTTGCCTCTGCTACTGATAAGTCACTCACACTTTGGAATGTGGTAACTGGGGGAAAAATTGCCCGCATAACTCTTCAGCAGACTCCACTGCATGCCCGTCTTCATCCTGGTTCATCCATCCCATCTGTATGCTTAGCATGTCCTCTCTCTTCTGCACCTATTCTTGTTGATTTGAATACTGGAAGTACCATAGTTCTTCCAGTTTCTGCATCTGACAATGGTAATGTCCCTGCACCTAATTCACGTAAATTTTCGGATGGTTCTCCTCCTTTTACACCAACTGCTGCAACGTTTGATAAGCATGGAGATCTGATATATGTGGGCAATTCCAAGGGAGAGATATTAATTGTAGATTCGAAAGGCATCCAAGTACTTGGGGTAATTCCCATCCCAGGTGGAACAGTTGTTAaggacattgttttcagcagagatgGCCAATATCTGCTAACGAACTCTAATGATCGTGTCATTAGAGTCTATGAGAATATTCTGCCTATTAAAGGTTCTGGGAAGGAGATTGAAAAAATAATCACCAGCAACAATAATGAGTATCCAAGCAAGTATGAGAAGCTGAAAGCAAATGGTGCACGCTGCCTAGTTTTTTCTTGTGAAGTCTCAGATGCCATTGCAAAGGTACAGTGGAAGGCACCATGCTTCAGTGGCGATGCTGAGTGGATCGTTGGTGCTTCTGCAAGCAAAGGAGAGCACAGGTTGCACATATGGGACCGAGCAGGGCGTCTTATAAAGATCCTTGAAGGTCCAAAGGAAGCTCTCATTGATCTCGCTTGGCATCCATTTGATCCTACAATTGCTTCAGTGTCTGTGGCAGGCTTAACATACATTTGGGCAAAGGAACATGTAGAGAATTGGAGCGCGTTTGCTCCTGATTTTATAGAACTAGAAGAAAACGAGGAATATGTTGAACGAGAGGATGAGTTCGACATAAATGCATATGCAGAAAGG GTTGAAGAACTTATGATAGATCAGGATGCAGAGATTGATGTTGAAACATGTGAGAAGAACTCATCATTCAGTGATTTTGAGGACTCAGCAGACGAGATTATCTACTTGCCTGCTATTCCTTCCCCAGATGCTCCTGATGAGCAGCCAGACAAGTGCCTAGTAAGCTCATCAAAATTGGAGGACAGCAATCATTCTGGTTCCCCCCCATCCTCAATGGATGCTGTGCAGAATGGTCTAGCCATTCCTCCAGCATCTAGTCCATTGGAAG TTGTTGACAATTCCATGGCCGAAGAGCCATCAGCGGAAGCGGCAAACGCAAAGCGGAAGAGGAGGCTGTCAGCCAAGGGGCTGGAGATGCAGCAGGCTGAGAAGGTGAAGAAACCACCCATGAAGATGTCGTCCAACGGAAAGGTGTCGAAGCCCAAGAGCAAGCAGGTGGTGGAACCCGTCAACGGGAACACCTCGGCCAAGATGAAGCAGCAGTTGGTGGAACCCTTCAACGGGAACAGCTCGGCCGCCGACATCGACGACGAAGCGACCGAGGACGATGAGATGTAA
- the LOC123446854 gene encoding uncharacterized protein LOC123446854 isoform X1, which translates to MKGGMARESLLDCLAFAGAWIDRRKQGGQPTAARGANQQKLPYCVARMIGKQMSLTGLFAGASAGGGKVGSDDRMPRCSDDGDDEEDDDGDDCDHDGSEEEFYDTELRFCRSAGSGLPIMAEETWSSRLGPRKKKM; encoded by the exons ATGAAGGGCGGCATGGCCAGGGAGAGCCTCCTGGATTGCCTGGCCTTCGCCGGCGCGTGGATCGACCGCCGCAAGCAAGGGGGGCAGCCGACAGCGGCGCGCGGCGCGAACCAGCAGAAGCTGCCGTACTGCGTCGCGCGGATGATCGGTAAGCAGATGAGTTTGACTGGGCTCTTCGCCGGCGCGTCGGCAGGTGGCGGCAAGGTAGGAAGCGATGATCGCATGCCACGATgcagcgacgacggcgacgacgaggaagatgacgatggcgacgactgtGATCATGATGGGAGCGAGGAGGAATTCTACGACACTGAACTGAGGTTTTGTAGATCAG CAGGTAGCGGTTTGCCGATCATGGCAGAAGAGACTTGGAGCAGCAGActgggcccaaggaagaagaagatgtga
- the LOC123446854 gene encoding uncharacterized protein LOC123446854 isoform X2 gives MKGGMARESLLDCLAFAGAWIDRRKQGGQPTAARGANQQKLPYCVARMIGKQMSLTGLFAGASAGGGKVGSDDRMPRCSDDGDDEEDDDGDDCDHDGSEEEFYDTELRFCRSGSGLPIMAEETWSSRLGPRKKKM, from the exons ATGAAGGGCGGCATGGCCAGGGAGAGCCTCCTGGATTGCCTGGCCTTCGCCGGCGCGTGGATCGACCGCCGCAAGCAAGGGGGGCAGCCGACAGCGGCGCGCGGCGCGAACCAGCAGAAGCTGCCGTACTGCGTCGCGCGGATGATCGGTAAGCAGATGAGTTTGACTGGGCTCTTCGCCGGCGCGTCGGCAGGTGGCGGCAAGGTAGGAAGCGATGATCGCATGCCACGATgcagcgacgacggcgacgacgaggaagatgacgatggcgacgactgtGATCATGATGGGAGCGAGGAGGAATTCTACGACACTGAACTGAGGTTTTGTAGATCAG GTAGCGGTTTGCCGATCATGGCAGAAGAGACTTGGAGCAGCAGActgggcccaaggaagaagaagatgtga
- the LOC123449373 gene encoding protein RBL isoform X1, with the protein MNVPIVDPLQGDFPETIEEFLQHGNMKCIAFNRRGTLLAAGCANGSCVIWDFETRGLAREFRDKDCTAPITSVSWSKYGHRLLASATDKSLTLWNVVTGGKIARITLQQTPLHARLHPGSSIPSVCLACPLSSAPILVDLNTGSTIVLPVSASDNGNVPAPNSRKFSDGSPPFTPTAATFDKHGDLIYVGNSKGEILIVDSKGIQVLGVIPIPGGTVVKDIVFSRDGQYLLTNSNDRVIRVYENILPIKGSGKEIEKIITSNNNEYPSKYEKLKANGARCLVFSCEVSDAIAKVQWKAPCFSGDAEWIVGASASKGEHRLHIWDRAGRLIKILEGPKEALIDLAWHPFDPTIASVSVAGLTYIWAKEHVENWSAFAPDFIELEENEEYVEREDEFDINAYAERVEELMIDQDAEIDVETCEKNSSFSDFEDSADEIIYLPAIPSPDAPDEQPDKCLVSSSKLEDSNHSGSPPSSMDAVQNGLAIPPASSPLEVVDNSMAEEPSAEAANAKRKRRLSAKGLEMQQAEKVKKPPMKMSSNGKVSKPKSKQVVEPVNGNTSAKMKQQLVEPFNGNSSAADIDDEATEDDEM; encoded by the exons ATGAATGTGCCTATAGTCG ATCCGTTGCAAGGGGATTTTCCCGAGACTATTGAGGAGTTCTTGCAGCATGGGAATATGAAATGCATTGCGTTTAACCGCAGGGGAACTCTTCTTGCAG CTGGATGTGCAAATGGTAGCTGTGTTATCTGGGACTTTGAAACAAGAGGACTTGCAAGAGAATTTCGTGATAAAGATTGTACTGCACCTATAACTAGTGTCAGCTGGTCTAAGTATGGTCACCGTTTGCTTGCCTCTGCTACTGATAAGTCACTCACACTTTGGAATGTGGTAACTGGGGGAAAAATTGCCCGCATAACTCTTCAGCAGACTCCACTGCATGCCCGTCTTCATCCTGGTTCATCCATCCCATCTGTATGCTTAGCATGTCCTCTCTCTTCTGCACCTATTCTTGTTGATTTGAATACTGGAAGTACCATAGTTCTTCCAGTTTCTGCATCTGACAATGGTAATGTCCCTGCACCTAATTCACGTAAATTTTCGGATGGTTCTCCTCCTTTTACACCAACTGCTGCAACGTTTGATAAGCATGGAGATCTGATATATGTGGGCAATTCCAAGGGAGAGATATTAATTGTAGATTCGAAAGGCATCCAAGTACTTGGGGTAATTCCCATCCCAGGTGGAACAGTTGTTAaggacattgttttcagcagagatgGCCAATATCTGCTAACGAACTCTAATGATCGTGTCATTAGAGTCTATGAGAATATTCTGCCTATTAAAGGTTCTGGGAAGGAGATTGAAAAAATAATCACCAGCAACAATAATGAGTATCCAAGCAAGTATGAGAAGCTGAAAGCAAATGGTGCACGCTGCCTAGTTTTTTCTTGTGAAGTCTCAGATGCCATTGCAAAGGTACAGTGGAAGGCACCATGCTTCAGTGGCGATGCTGAGTGGATCGTTGGTGCTTCTGCAAGCAAAGGAGAGCACAGGTTGCACATATGGGACCGAGCAGGGCGTCTTATAAAGATCCTTGAAGGTCCAAAGGAAGCTCTCATTGATCTCGCTTGGCATCCATTTGATCCTACAATTGCTTCAGTGTCTGTGGCAGGCTTAACATACATTTGGGCAAAGGAACATGTAGAGAATTGGAGCGCGTTTGCTCCTGATTTTATAGAACTAGAAGAAAACGAGGAATATGTTGAACGAGAGGATGAGTTCGACATAAATGCATATGCAGAAAGG GTTGAAGAACTTATGATAGATCAGGATGCAGAGATTGATGTTGAAACATGTGAGAAGAACTCATCATTCAGTGATTTTGAGGACTCAGCAGACGAGATTATCTACTTGCCTGCTATTCCTTCCCCAGATGCTCCTGATGAGCAGCCAGACAAGTGCCTAGTAAGCTCATCAAAATTGGAGGACAGCAATCATTCTGGTTCCCCCCCATCCTCAATGGATGCTGTGCAGAATGGTCTAGCCATTCCTCCAGCATCTAGTCCATTGGAAG TTGTTGACAATTCCATGGCCGAAGAGCCATCAGCGGAAGCGGCAAACGCAAAGCGGAAGAGGAGGCTGTCAGCCAAGGGGCTGGAGATGCAGCAGGCTGAGAAGGTGAAGAAACCACCCATGAAGATGTCGTCCAACGGAAAGGTGTCGAAGCCCAAGAGCAAGCAGGTGGTGGAACCCGTCAACGGGAACACCTCGGCCAAGATGAAGCAGCAGTTGGTGGAACCCTTCAACGGGAACAGCTCGGCCGCCGACATCGACGACGAAGCGACCGAGGACGATGAGATGTAA